atttatattactgCTATCAGTTTTATTATTACAcggttaatttatttatactacTGCTATCAGTTTTATTATTAAGCGGTGCTTGctgattttagatttttagcgagttttgttattttgttaattgcTTTATGAAATTGAAGGATCCTCCTAGAGGTTGCGGGATTCATCAAATTACATGCCATTAAAAGTTGTCTTTAGATACTTTCTTACCTGTTTGCTGCTTATGTTCTTCATCATTGGGATTCTTTTTCGTGTATTTTAAATTAGATGTTTGATTTTCTGGACGGGGGATTATTGTTGCCTATGATACGATTCATTGATACGATATGTGTATAGATACATAGAGTAAATAGTCATATATGGAAATTTTGTTGATTTCTGATTGATTGACAATaatacaaaaattgaaattcaactcatgcagttattttaaaaaatatgtaggaTGTAATATGTGTGAGACACATATCTAgatatgcataaaaaatttaaaatatgcaagTGAAATTCATGTTTCTGTATTACACTGTATACAGGCTTCTATCAGTTCAATGTCTCATATATAGCTATATtagattttcatttctttttttaaaggcTTGGATACTTCATAGTTCACATATTTGTATTGGTGAATTATATATGAGTATTGGATCCGGAAATGTATCAGATAGGAtgcatgaagaaaatgaaagtatGGGTTCTTCATAGATTGTTGCCGTTAGTTTAATTGGTAATAGTGAAATGCTAACTAAAATGTGTTGGATTGACTGAATCTGTTAATACTCTCTCCATGTTTATGGTGATAATTATGATGTTTTCTACAGGGATCTTGGTAACTCTAACCTATCTGGACATTTGGTACCTGAACTTGGGAAGCTGGAGCATCTACAGTATCTGTATGTTTTCTAactttgctttatattttttttcccaataTTGTGAGTTTGTAAGTCTGTTAAATGTGCCCTTATGATGCATTGACACAATACATGTATCAGGCATGATACTCATCTGATACGACAATACGGTTATCCTAAAAATGTATCAGATATGGTACGTTAAGATACctatgaacaaaataaaaattgtaaaccATTGTCATCATTTCTGTTGTCAAATTGGAATAAAGAGGACTTTTAAGTTTGTTATCTATGCTCTTATGATGCATAGATACAATACTTGTATCAAATACAAAACATATCCGATATGGCAATACAATTAGTAAATATCTGATACATAAAATATATCAGATACAATACGTGAAAGATGAATATCTAGAATGGTAGATATGTATAAAAATTCATAGAacataataaacatataattgCAAATCCAAATTAAGAGCACACTTCTTGGACATTActatgaacaaaataaaaactataaagcaTTGTCATCATAAAACATTTTCTATTGTCTATAAGTAGGAATAATATCAATCTCATTCCTCTCTTGATCATCCATAAAGAGGACAATTTCCATTTTTTGCTTCATTAAGGGACAATGCTTCTATGTTTCTATATTATGTTTGAAATTTGATATGTAGCTATATTAGATTAgattttcatgaatttttttaaaaggcttGGATATTTCATAGATATGTATTGGTGAAGTATCCAAGAGTATTGGTTTCGGATTTGTATGAAGTATAAGACAGTGTTTCATATTGTGCTCATATTATTACTAAAATGATTGATCGATTGGTATTTTCTGTGGCTCTCTTATTGTTGTGAACTATAGAATTTTATACCTGTTAGTGTTTAATGTGGTTTTCTTTTCATTGGATGTAGTGAGTTGTACAAAAACAACATTCAAGGAACTATTCCTCCAGAACTTGGAAACCTGAAGAGTCTCGTTAGCTTGGACTTGTACAACAACAACATATCAGGCACCATCCCACCTTCATTGGGGAAATTGAAGAATCTTGTCTTTTTGTAAGTATGTTTAATAACATATTAAGCTTGACTGGACAGATCTGTGGCATTTGCTTTCCCTTCTTTCATTTGAGTTTCTTACAAGACTTTGAATGATGCAGGCGAAGTACAAGAACCTTTGGATAGCAACTTATCGACATTGGTGTTTTTCAGTTATACATTTTATATTAAGTTTGGGCATGGATAATTTTGGGTTGTGCTTGGTGTTAAGATGTTGATTGTAGGGCATATATTGATGTTAAGACAGAGGAATTATGACAGTAGATATGAAATGAATTGCTTTCAAAATTCACATGCTCAAACCCAAATATAAACCTCATTCATAGGAGGAAATATCAACAGAGTGTTTTAgtttaaaggaaataaaataatttactatcATATCCTTAAAATAATAGACAAATGAAGCCATTATGTAAAGCATAATTTTGTCCAATCAGTGTGAACAATTTCTCCCCTTAAATCCCCCCACCATAATTGAGTGAAAGAGTGATTCTACTATTCTAGTTTGACTCATTCTGATTAAATTGAGATGACTTCAGTCCCAACATTCAGTGGTGTGATTCAATCTAAACAAACTAAATAACGTAAAAGTTCTATCTAAAAATTTCAATGGACCATGTCTAAGCACAATTCAATATCCTTCATAAATCAAACCTCTAGTCAGTGAATGACCCATTGAAAGCTATTTACCTTTTTTAGGTGATTAAATACTTCAATCTGGCTTTTAGCTTTCCCAGAGTCTGAAATTTATTCAACCAAACCTGGAAGCTAAGtgacaatttaaaataacattaataaatattaatctgATTTAGTAATCCCATTTTGAAGTGTTGGAAGCTGTTAGTGTTTCAATATGATATGGTGTAACTTACCAGTTTCTTAACTGGTGAGagttttgattattattttgtggAATAAATATTCAGCATTTTCATGATGCTCTCAGCTGTGTTTTCTTTGCAGACGACTCAATGACAACCGACTAACTGGCCCGATCCCCAAGGAACTTGCTGCTGTTTCAAGCCTTAAAGTAGTGTAAGTAACAATCTTGTCTTTATATGTTGatcatgataaaattatttggtgGTATCGTGAAGATGTGTGCTTTCAAAGAGCCTAAACATTCACTTTATTTTCAGGGATGTCTCCAATAATGATTTATGTGGTACAATTCCTACCTCTGGGCCATTCGAGCATATTCCATTGAATAAGTAATTTCTTCTTAACTCTAAGCATGTAGCTTTCTTCTTATTCTCCATGTGGTGCTATTTATGTCTGCTTTCATTTgagtcttcttttcttttctcctgcacctttttataatattgttccttccttttctttttctttttttgttgaggGAGGGAAGGGGGGTAATGATGAGAAATTTAGTGACCTTCTCTGATAAATGCTTCTATATAacccttgcaatttttattGCTTAATGGTTAAGATGTTGTGGGTGTCCAGTTCACATCATATTTATGGAGGTCCTGTTAAATTGTGATGATAATATTTGATTgttatttgttgttgtgtgtgatGATGACACAAAGTGTATGTGACAGGCAATTTCCAATTGTTTCATGGGATAGTAGGAATTGACACAGCTTTTGGGAGGCTTCCCTGTTACAATTTATTTGTGATGGCAGGGAATTTGATTGCATTTTATTGTCCTATACAGTTAATTATAGTTGGTCTTCCTGCATTTTTCAGTTGCACTGATTctgtaattatttaattttgccTTCTAGATTTTagcttgaaaatattttctgctATCTGGttatctttcttctttcctGTTACTTGTTGAATAAGCGTTGTTTTGTTTCAATGCTGTAGCTTTGAGAATAATCCTCGTTTGGAAGGTCCAGAGTTGTTGGGACTTGTAAGTTATGACACAAACTGCTCGTGAATAACGTGATGTGGTAGGATCTCAATCTGCgttgaattatatatatgtattaccTCATAGTGTAATGGGCAGTGGTAAATGTAATCTCTGgtatatgtaaatttacatactGAAGGGCATTGGAATTTGTAACAATATTATGATCTGACAATGATGTTAAGACTTGAATATCTATTGAtgtaatactaaaaaaaaaatcgactTGGTCACTCACTGATAAAATATTTGTGACGTATTGCTCTCCATTCCATGTTATTTGTTTCTTTGTCAATAATGCAAGTGTTTATCGTCGTGGTATTCACTTCACATATGTAACTTTTGCTTGCTGTCACTGAATATCGTGTGCTAGGAgataaaaattctttaaagaTGGTTTTACCCCTCGTGAATTGACGGGTAACAAACTGgttcaagttatttttttatccgtaaGAATTAAATAAAGGTCAGGAGATTTACAAcaatttttgcatttttcttcAACCAAGTGGAGCTTAATACAAATTGATTCAAGTTATTAAGAATATATCTCTTGTTCAATTTAAAAGGTGACACTTATCAAGTAAAGGATGCAATGAAAATGGCAAACAAGACCCACAAATAGGAGTCTTGTGTTACCTTTTGATGGTTCGAGTTATCCACTcgaaattttaaatatcattttaaacaGAACTGGatgtgtaataattatttttagggGAATGCTTTACTGGTTTTCAAATTAATTGGCGTTACCTTCTGAATATACTGTCGGCTTCAATTGGCAATTAACTAGGGAACAAATaagctcatttttttttttggctagaGTATTTGTATAGTTTCCTTTTCAAACAACTCACCATTAGAGTACTCGCGGTTAAAATTCGTCGTCGGAAAATTTGGAGCATTTGATGTTCTATTTGTATCAGCCTTGAATCAATCACGTCATTGAAGAAAGACCGTAGCTTTAAGACATAATTGCAACATGTCACTTGTTAACTAAAAAAGATATCCATATTTTATTTGGTTATGAATTGgttaaattgaagataaaagttAACAAGTGCAGTGAATAAGAAACATAAAGTATAGGTTTTTATTGTGGGGCAAAAAAATGTGCATTCAAtgatcttttttaaatttttttatgatttatataataaatatttttatttcttaattaatgatCTAAGGATGCTGATTAACAAGACCCTTAATCGAAAATGTCAGTCTTTTTGGTGCTTCTTTTTATTCATTGCTTTTCTCACTGATTTTCCATTTTTGTCAAGTGTATGCTCGggtacttatttatttatttatttatttataaatcatgTTATAATCTTCAAATAGAACTGGTTTCACATGAGCACAACAAAAATTCAATGTGAATCAAACAATTGTAGGGCGGAATActagatttttaattatacaattcTACACGTGATTCAATCTATATTTATAAGTTAAAGAAAACTAATTTCTATACTTTTTTGCagatttttattcaattacaataatttatgctttcaatgtcataaaataattacaatttataaCTAAGCacatatttaaaatagtttaatttgattttaaaaaataaagaacatttcagaaaacttttgttgtttaaataaaatacagttataaattatgttttacgCACTCACATTTCAACAAGCGTCAGGATGGCCGAGTGGTCTAAGGCGCCAGACTCAAGTTCTGGTCCTCGTGAGAGGGCGTGGGTTCAAATCCCACTTCTGacatttttttgtctctttttcgtttttaagTCATTCCAATTCCAATTCATGAGCTGTTAATATAATTTGGCGATAGTTCCATGGCCAGTAACGATAAATATGCATCACAATCATAATCTTTCTTTTAATCACAACATCAATTCCACCATATGTTCGGTATCAATAAATTTAGGCTGAAATTATAACTCGATTACAAGAGATTAATCTTCAACCGGTAATAAATGACCAATGGACATGGACTTCTTTGCCTTAATAGTTAGGGATTGAGATGCTCTATTTTTTGGGTATATATTATTATGCTGACTTTGTATAGTATTAGTACAATActctttgccttccaaaaagCTATGAAATTTACCTGTGCTGcttaataattataaagtgtAATGACTAGGTACATAAGTGTAAAAGCACTgataattactaataaaaaaactgttatatatgatttttatagaaattattgaagttaataaatttattatactatatatatagatatatagtgtttataattaaataatgatggaAGTGTATAACCTCACCCagcttttttaattattgttgaagTTTAATGGCTAAGCTTTTAATtgcattataatattaatacttTTGAAAATTAGTTTTGGAATAGAATAAAACACCAATTTCATTTATAaagtattgttttcttttttgttgcaaTTCTAAAGTATATTATCTCGTATGTTTGAAAAGatatttcaattgatttttagttttttttattagtaaattttaatatttttttaaatgttatttaaagtaactttttttaaatgttaatttctagtttttaattatatatatatatatatatatatatatatatatatatatattatttttatcttttgatatatttattcaatttcctaattattatttttatataaatcataattttattatcttttctgttattttataattttgaactaCTTTAACCATTAATCTTATGGAAtactaactttttaattaattttactgaATATAATCATACTCTTGaccttaataaaatatataaacaatattCCAtgctaccaaaaaaatataaataatcttttaaGTATTAGAAATCATATTATACAACCCGTCAAGTATTGATCTTTCAAATTAAGTTCTGAATGTTAGTAAAATATATCAATGCATAAAGTAAATTAATGGacgaattatttatataattttattactttaaagaCCATTTAGAAGCTGAGAAAGTAATAGTTGAGAGAGCATATTGATAGTTTACtcttatgaaatatatataatatattttagaaactaaattatCGAATATCGACCAATTAATGTTCTCCCTTCTTAATTTGAAACAAGTAAATTGTGTTTGGTTAATAGCTTTTCATTAAAGCTACTATTTGTAgattctgcattttttttttctggtttaTGACTCGATGCACATATTTTACGTATATccaaatatttctaatttttaagcTTGAAGAGAGAAATTTTATTCTCTTTAACTCTTCATCCGTGTTTCTATAAGTGGTGGAATATTGTGAAGTTAGTAAAGATGATTATactatataaaaattgataataaaaaataaacatattactTAAGAACCAATCTtcaattgagaagaaaaaaaagaattgatcTTG
The genomic region above belongs to Glycine max cultivar Williams 82 chromosome 14, Glycine_max_v4.0, whole genome shotgun sequence and contains:
- the LOC100786387 gene encoding somatic embryogenesis receptor kinase 1-like precursor; translated protein: MAAATRTSLRFLLSVSVTLTLAHLAASNSEGDALYTLKRSLSDPDNVLQSWDPTLVSPCTWFHVTCNQDNRVTRVDLGNSNLSGHLVPELGKLEHLQYLELYKNNIQGTIPPELGNLKSLVSLDLYNNNISGTIPPSLGKLKNLVFLRLNDNRLTGPIPKELAAVSSLKVVDVSNNDLCGTIPTSGPFEHIPLNNFENNPRLEGPELLGLVSYDTNCS